The following is a genomic window from Episyrphus balteatus chromosome 1, idEpiBalt1.1, whole genome shotgun sequence.
ATTAAGGCGGCTTTTAACCAGTCAATATTTTCTGTCGACAATTTGCTaaccgattttttaaaatcgtttaaaaaaatcgacttcACACCGCAGaagtaaaattttggaaatacaGACACCAACATTTATTTGTTGTTGAAATGTAcctaaataaattaattgaaataaacaaaaatgaagtttaaaGACAAAGAGAACAAACTCTAAAATCCGTGTAGAACgtgaaaatgaaaaatggtGAGTGGACAGagttgaaacaaattttaaggtgGAAGATAGGTAATCGTAATTAATAACACTTCGTAAAATCTATGAAGGGAGGGATGTAATGatgtaaataaaaaagagaCTTAAAAGAGGACATTtgaaaaatagagaacaaaaataGAATCTTATGAAAAAAGAGAGTGTAAAAATGATCAGAGTTGAAAAAGAGCACATGTTCTCTTTAAGGGGTTATAtttagttgtaagtgcaaaaaaaaccttcttttttgtggattttttgtgaagaggcatttaattatataaacataaagaatacatatccatatagcaaatttaatgtataaaaataattcgctgtggatttaaaaaaatattgagttccgttatttttgtagtagatctcctagacgacctccaaaaaaaaggtgtctggcggtgagcaaaatttctccgaaacggctggagtaatcggcttgaaatttttactcaattttcttagatacttttgtcaggtaacgaacgaaggaaaaaggtttttgacaataattcgatttttaagccactttaaagtgtaaattttcgtgaaaaacgacgattttttttctttgggaagccgccattttgtcaaaaatcaaaattttgactattgcttCGTTTATTACCTGCATTGGTCTATCCTGAAAAttaatcttttggtttttttaattttaagtgacttggatcaaagatatcttgctcaccgccagacacctttttttggaggtcgtctaggagatttactacaaaaataacggaacccaatatttttttaaatccacagcgaattatttcaatacattaaatttgctatatggatatgtactctttatgtttatataattaaattcctcttcacaaaaaatccacaaaaaagaaggtttttttgaacttacaactagatataaccccttaaaagAGATGTTCTGGAAACCCTATTCTACTGACTAAAGGGAtggttttataaaatataaatacatatttttgtcgACTTAATCTATTACAtgagaatttaaaattgaaataaaatgaattgttaaataaaaataaaaaattatactatGTTATAACTAAAGGTTTTATCCCCTGTCGTGTCCGCTGTCTGCTCTTTCATAAAATGGTCTTCCTTCGTTGAAGAGTACATCCTGGACAAATTATTGGTTTGTTGAACTGCGTAAAAcccataaatatataaataaattttaaattttacaccTTATAAGTTAATGTTGGTGCAAATGACAAAGCTACTTTaatgttcttttctttttcattttgtgaAAATAAAGTCGTTAAGTCGgagttcatagaggaaggaatacctagagaaccGACTTCGGTGGGTTGTTCTCTTcgaccctacaagctgcaatgagaaaaaaaactccacagtggctatatgtggtagtttccccgtgcattttaaatggcacttACACATTCAACAGTGGAGTTTTGCTCAATGCGCTCAGTGCGCAATTAAGTTGAATAAAAAAGTTCGGttaattcaaaaattgcaaaataaaattaaattttcagaaaaaatctttttttgacattttatcaataaaaaatatattaaatattactttttattgCTTTTAGCATAAAAACCAAACAATATTTATGAACTTTATtgctaaaaactataaaaaaaattttaaaaagtataagCGCACCCTTATTAAACCATGAAAAGTATAAACAGCGCCTAATTTTCGACCACACAAAAACAGCTCAGAGGTGAGTATTTTGAcagataaacaaataaaaaaaaatacaatttataattttttggtgCTGTTCTTATCTCAACAAAATCATCAGCTTTATTATATGGAAATGCCTTCATCGTATTTGCCATTCCAATTTGGCTCTTCTGGCGTATTCACAACATGGATCTCTTGTCCAGTGCTATTTTCTTCCTCCTCATGACCGGAGCTAGCACATATTTAATGGCCTTGGCCTACAAGAATATCAAATTCAGTCTGAAGCACAAGATCTCTGTGAAACGTGAAGATGCCGTCACCCGGGAAGTTAACCGCCAATTGGCCGATGACAAGAAAATCACCAAGAAGGAAAAGGACGAACGCATTTTGTGGAAGAAGAACGAAGTTGCCGATTACGAGGCAACCACCTATTCCATCTTTTGCAACAATGCTCTCTACTTGACCATCATCATTTTCATTAGTTTATTCATTTTGAAGAACTCCTCTCCAGCTGTGAATTATATCTTTTCAGTTGGTTTGGCCAGTGCAGCACTAGCGCTGTTCTCTACCAGgctgagatttttttctttctttttttattatttttttcaatttttcttttctttgtatatttttcaattttgaagaaaaaaaaacaacaaaaaaaacgaaaaaaaaatatatggcgttttcgattggccgtccggaatcGTCCGGAAGCgttcagaagtcttctgaaagtgttttattcgcacaaaaatGACAGCTAGAAGGCTTCTCTggagagaaattctcttctcgatttaaattcagaatccactcaagaagcactaatacctggatatttaaaagtcaaaacaatcaatcagttttttcaaaattttagaaattgttttctgaaattagttttttaatttattttcaaacaaataaacgcattatatacttattttaaatattttgcagaCCAACTATCCCATTAATTTGTTAAATGttaccatttttgaaaaatattttcaaatatttcgtttgaaagaaaaaaaaattaatttatatttgacatttgaaattttacagaaaaactaACAC
Proteins encoded in this region:
- the LOC129909012 gene encoding translocon-associated protein subunit gamma-like yields the protein FGAVLISTKSSALLYGNAFIVFAIPIWLFWRIHNMDLLSSAIFFLLMTGASTYLMALAYKNIKFSLKHKISVKREDAVTREVNRQLADDKKITKKEKDERILWKKNEVADYEATTYSIFCNNALYLTIIIFISLFILKNSSPAVNYIFSVGLASAALALFSTR